The following proteins are encoded in a genomic region of Deltaproteobacteria bacterium:
- a CDS encoding tetrahydrofolate dehydrogenase/cyclohydrolase catalytic domain-containing protein, giving the protein SLLKEKHNLVPGLVTILVGENPASVSYVTGKQKTAKELGFYSVQDNQPVDISEAKLLELIDKYNKDPKIHGILVQLPLPKHINETRVLYAIDPQKDVDAFHPVNVGKLMIGEADYLPCTPSGIQQLLIRTGVKIDGAEVVVLGRSNIVGKPIANMLLQKQKGANATVTICHTGTKDISLHTRRADILIVAAGKPKAVTADMVKEGAVVIDVGVNRVGMTKEGKAILCGDVDFEAVKEKASAITPVPGGVGPMTITMLMLNTIKAAKVAAEIKK; this is encoded by the coding sequence TTCTTTGCTGAAAGAAAAGCACAATCTCGTTCCCGGGTTGGTAACGATCTTAGTGGGTGAGAATCCGGCATCGGTAAGTTATGTCACTGGAAAGCAGAAGACTGCCAAGGAACTGGGATTCTATTCTGTTCAGGACAACCAGCCTGTCGATATTTCTGAAGCGAAGCTTTTGGAGTTGATCGATAAATATAATAAGGATCCGAAGATCCACGGAATTCTAGTGCAGCTTCCCCTACCTAAACATATCAATGAAACCAGGGTTCTATATGCCATCGATCCCCAAAAGGATGTGGACGCCTTCCATCCCGTGAACGTGGGGAAATTAATGATCGGGGAAGCCGATTACCTGCCCTGCACTCCCTCGGGGATTCAACAGTTACTCATCCGCACCGGGGTGAAGATCGATGGAGCGGAGGTTGTGGTTTTAGGAAGGTCGAACATCGTGGGCAAGCCCATTGCCAACATGCTGCTCCAGAAACAAAAGGGCGCTAACGCCACCGTGACCATCTGCCACACCGGGACGAAGGATATTTCTTTGCACACCCGGCGTGCGGACATTCTGATCGTGGCTGCGGGTAAGCCCAAGGCCGTGACTGCCGACATGGTGAAAGAAGGAGCTGTGGTCATCGACGTCGGCGTAAACCGTGTAGGGATGACCAAAGAAGGGAAAGCCATCCTCTGCGGGGACGTCGACTTCGAAGCGGTGAAAGAAAAAGCAAGTGCCATTACCCCCGTGCCCGGGGGAGTGGGCCCGATGACGATTACCATGCTAATGCTGAACACGATAAAAGCAGCCAAAGTAGCCGCCGAGATTAAAAAATGA
- a CDS encoding hydrogenase small subunit, giving the protein MDSKTIEYPVIWLQCATCTGCLISILNSVSPTIKNVLIDEVIPGKHVNLRFNATVMAGAGDLAIAIAEETVKKVKGGYLLIVDGSIPTAKNGVYGSIGERNHQPVSMVERVIEFSRDALAVMAVGTCATFGGIPAAAPNPTGCQGLKELLESKGIKTPVINVAGCPPHPDWFVGTVASLLLSGLPSADQLDDFGRPLTFYGKLIHENCQRRAYFDEGKFAKKHGDPGCLYELGCKGPITYADCPTRLWNTGVNWCVGSGGGCHGCTQPEFPDLVSPLYVKTIEIETAPNKL; this is encoded by the coding sequence TTGGACTCGAAGACAATAGAATACCCGGTCATTTGGTTGCAATGTGCCACCTGCACGGGTTGTTTGATCTCCATCCTGAACTCCGTAAGTCCGACCATCAAGAACGTACTGATCGATGAGGTAATTCCCGGAAAACACGTAAACCTGCGCTTCAATGCCACGGTCATGGCCGGGGCTGGAGACTTGGCGATAGCCATCGCCGAGGAAACGGTTAAAAAAGTAAAAGGGGGATACCTGTTGATCGTTGATGGGTCCATTCCCACTGCCAAGAATGGGGTTTATGGTTCCATCGGAGAGAGAAACCACCAACCGGTCTCCATGGTGGAGCGGGTGATTGAATTTAGCCGAGATGCCCTGGCCGTGATGGCCGTAGGCACGTGCGCAACTTTTGGGGGAATCCCGGCCGCGGCCCCGAACCCGACGGGTTGCCAGGGATTAAAAGAGCTGCTGGAAAGTAAAGGGATCAAGACCCCCGTAATCAACGTTGCGGGATGTCCTCCCCACCCAGACTGGTTCGTGGGAACGGTGGCCAGCCTCCTTCTCAGCGGCCTTCCTTCTGCCGATCAGTTGGACGATTTCGGCCGCCCCTTAACCTTTTACGGCAAGCTCATCCATGAAAATTGCCAGCGGCGTGCTTACTTTGACGAGGGGAAATTTGCCAAAAAGCACGGCGATCCAGGTTGCCTTTACGAATTGGGATGTAAGGGGCCGATTACCTACGCCGATTGTCCTACGCGTCTCTGGAATACGGGGGTGAACTGGTGCGTAGGATCTGGTGGAGGATGCCATGGATGTACGCAACCCGAATTTCCGGATCTCGTCTCTCCTCTCTATGTGAAGACCATCGAGATCGAAACTGCCCCCAATAAATTATAA
- a CDS encoding methylenetetrahydrofolate reductase C-terminal domain-containing protein, which yields MLLSQQKPLEEILRFLDGEKNIFILGCNGCAEASGTGGKPQVLEMKEALEKAGKKVTGFSVVDLLCQKALVQSRFRGKAKEVKAADSILAMTCGVGVQAVAAVSNKVTHPACNTLPLGGMRGEWQGSERCQECGDCVLDLTGGICPLTACSKSLLNGACGGTTKEGKCEVDQEMECGWRLIYERLEKLGQLEKLRQIYEPKDHSKMMPPKGLRLSERWALEQGK from the coding sequence ATGTTACTTTCGCAACAAAAGCCATTGGAAGAAATTTTACGTTTTTTGGACGGGGAAAAAAACATTTTTATTTTGGGGTGTAATGGTTGCGCCGAGGCTAGTGGTACCGGAGGGAAACCGCAGGTACTGGAGATGAAGGAAGCCTTGGAAAAGGCCGGGAAAAAAGTCACGGGGTTTAGCGTAGTAGATTTGCTTTGCCAAAAGGCTCTGGTGCAATCTCGCTTCCGCGGCAAGGCCAAAGAGGTCAAGGCAGCGGATTCCATCCTGGCCATGACCTGTGGCGTAGGGGTTCAGGCGGTGGCGGCCGTGAGTAACAAAGTAACGCACCCCGCTTGCAATACCCTTCCGCTGGGGGGGATGCGCGGAGAGTGGCAGGGCTCTGAACGTTGCCAGGAATGTGGCGACTGCGTCCTGGACTTGACGGGTGGCATCTGCCCCTTGACGGCTTGTTCAAAATCTTTGCTGAACGGGGCTTGCGGGGGGACCACCAAAGAAGGAAAATGCGAGGTGGACCAGGAAATGGAATGCGGCTGGCGGCTGATCTACGAAAGGCTAGAAAAGCTGGGACAATTGGAAAAGCTCCGCCAAATTTATGAGCCCAAAGACCACAGCAAAATGATGCCCCCGAAGGGCCTGCGGCTCTCTGAGCGATGGGCCCTGGAGCAGGGAAAATAA
- a CDS encoding nickel-dependent hydrogenase large subunit, producing MGKIVIVPITRIEGHLKIECLVENGIIKEARSSGMLFRGFEIILRGRDPRDAQIITQRICGVCNVCHAMASTFNLDSAFGLADKIPDNGRIMRNLAAGLHVVQDHILHFYHLAALDYVDVTKVAKYEGSDADLNSIKAFIGRGELGPFVPRYEGDYRLPDDVDRAAVSHYVKALEIRRKGHEAVAMLTGRIPHTASIVPGGMAEVPTVDKIASILWRLNELRSFVDNVYLPDVLAVAGVYSDYFQIGAGCQNLLAYGAYDLEGKNPDYTRRQRLFQQGTISADLKLQPLDLSKITEEVRHSWYESNTSKLHPSTGKTVPADEKSGAYSWLKAPRYGGRVYEVGPLAQMVTTYASGNPKVKSLVDSTLAHFKATPAALFSVLGRHAARALAAKYVADAMGEWLLQLKPGEPTFVPYELPEEAQGVGIIDAARGALGHWIEIKEKKIANYQCVVPTTWNASPRDDSGTPGAIEQALTGTRVKDEANPFEIVRIVRAFDPCIACAVHLITPKGNELGRFRIY from the coding sequence ATGGGAAAAATTGTTATCGTCCCCATTACCCGGATAGAAGGGCATCTGAAGATCGAATGTCTGGTGGAGAACGGAATCATAAAGGAAGCCCGCAGCTCTGGCATGCTTTTCCGGGGTTTTGAGATCATCCTGCGAGGCCGAGATCCCCGGGATGCGCAAATCATCACCCAGCGTATTTGCGGCGTGTGTAACGTCTGTCATGCCATGGCCTCCACCTTTAATTTGGACAGTGCCTTCGGACTGGCGGACAAGATTCCGGACAACGGTCGCATTATGAGAAACCTGGCGGCGGGGCTGCATGTGGTTCAGGATCATATCCTCCATTTTTACCACTTAGCGGCCTTAGATTACGTGGATGTAACCAAAGTGGCCAAATATGAGGGGAGCGATGCGGATTTAAATTCCATTAAGGCTTTTATTGGCCGGGGGGAATTGGGACCTTTTGTCCCGCGGTATGAAGGGGATTATCGGCTGCCGGACGATGTGGATCGAGCTGCTGTTAGCCATTACGTAAAAGCTCTGGAAATCCGCCGCAAAGGACATGAAGCCGTAGCCATGCTCACCGGGAGGATCCCCCATACGGCGTCCATTGTTCCCGGAGGAATGGCTGAAGTTCCCACCGTGGATAAGATCGCTTCCATTCTCTGGCGTTTGAATGAACTGCGATCCTTCGTGGATAATGTCTATCTTCCGGATGTGCTGGCGGTGGCCGGGGTTTATTCCGACTACTTCCAAATCGGCGCCGGTTGCCAAAACCTTCTGGCTTACGGGGCTTACGACCTTGAGGGGAAAAATCCCGATTATACGCGGCGCCAACGCCTTTTCCAGCAAGGAACGATCTCCGCTGACTTGAAACTTCAACCCCTGGATCTGAGCAAAATTACGGAAGAAGTGCGCCATTCCTGGTACGAAAGCAATACTTCGAAGCTGCACCCTTCCACAGGAAAAACAGTTCCGGCGGATGAAAAAAGTGGGGCCTATTCATGGCTGAAAGCGCCCCGCTACGGTGGACGGGTATACGAAGTGGGTCCCTTGGCCCAAATGGTGACCACTTATGCGAGCGGAAATCCCAAGGTAAAATCTCTGGTCGATTCTACGTTGGCCCATTTTAAGGCCACACCTGCCGCTCTCTTTTCGGTCCTGGGACGACATGCCGCCCGGGCCTTGGCTGCCAAATATGTTGCCGATGCCATGGGGGAATGGCTGCTGCAGTTAAAGCCCGGAGAGCCGACATTCGTCCCTTATGAACTTCCCGAAGAAGCCCAGGGGGTTGGGATCATTGACGCTGCCCGAGGAGCCTTGGGCCATTGGATTGAAATCAAGGAGAAAAAGATAGCCAACTATCAGTGCGTGGTGCCAACCACTTGGAATGCTTCCCCCCGGGATGATTCCGGAACCCCCGGGGCCATCGAACAGGCGTTAACGGGGACCCGAGTGAAGGATGAGGCGAATCCCTTCGAGATCGTCCGCATCGTTCGCGCCTTCGATCCCTGCATCGCCTGCGCTGTTCATCTGATCACCCCCAAGGGAAATGAATTGGGGCGATTCCGCATTTATTAG